A single Nicotiana tabacum cultivar K326 chromosome 5, ASM71507v2, whole genome shotgun sequence DNA region contains:
- the LOC107770474 gene encoding uncharacterized protein LOC107770474, with translation MSRKMGGGAAAALPNDVPWRAASGSKPIPKIHYSPILRIPQNPYSNYALSVMKEPDPIGSGLGTEAIVEAAGPDCIVPGQIAPIKLLGLKVWPIEVDLKFMEPIGRELKSVGKFMDSAVNLMNKSFIDR, from the exons atgTCGAGAAAAATGGGTGGAGGAGCTGCAGCTGCACTACCGAATGATGTACCATGGAGAGCTGCTTCTGGTTCAAAGCCAATCCCTAAAATTCACTACTCCCCTATTCTTCGTATCCCTCAAAACCCTTATTCCAATTATGCCCTCTCCGTTATGAAG GAGCCAGATCCAATTGGAAGTGGATTGGGGACGGAGGCTATTGTAGAAGCTGCAGGTCCAGATTGCATTGTGCCAGGACAGATTGCACCTATTAAATTACTGGGACTTAAG GTGTGGCCCATTGAAGTCGACTTGAAGTTTATGGAACCTATTGGACGAGAACTTAAGTCGGTTGGGAAG TTTATGGATTCAGCAGTTAATCTTATGAACAAATCTTTCATTGATCGCTAG